The genome window CTCTCTCGAGGAGCGGGTGATCGCCGAGCGGCTCTACTGGGCGCTCTGCGGGAAGATCCTCACCATCGCCCGCGGCGAGCCCGAGTTCCCCGAGGAGCTCGAGAGCCTCGACGCCGCCCTGGCCGACATCTACTACTGCAACTTCTCGCTCTTCCAGTCGCTGCCCGACGCCTGGGCCGTGGATCAGCTCTTCCCGGTCCTGCCCATCCACCGGCTGGGCGAGTCCCCGGACCGCCGGGTCGTGCTCGCCGACGTCACCTGCGACTCGGACGGCAAGCTGACCCGCTTCATCGGCGGCCGCGACGTCGAGGACGTCCTGCCGGTGCACGCGCTGGGGGACGAGCCCTACTACCTCGGGGTCTTCCTCGTCGGCGCCTACCAGGAGAGCCTGGGCGACCTGCACAACCTCTTCGGCAAGATCAACGCGCTCAACGTGCGCTCCTCCGAGACCGGCTACCGGATCGAGCACGTCGAGGCGGGCGACACCGTCCTCGAGGTGCTGCGGGTGGCCGGCTACAGCCGCAACCAGCTCGTCTCGCGCCTGCGCATGGCGGCCGAGGACGCCATCGACGAGGGAAGGATGAGCCTGGACGACTCGCGGGAGATCCTGAGCTTCTACGAGGCGGGCCTCAACGGCTACACCTACCTCGAGCGCGATACCGAATAGGCGGCGCGCTGATGCGCTGATGGGGTCAGACCCCGACAATTGACACTTGTCCTGTGTACGGGGAGGCGCCGGAGCCTACGGGGTCAATCTCGTCCCGTATGACAAGTGTCAATTGTCAGGGTCTGACCCCAGCCGCACCAGCCGCAGGGCCTGGTGCTCGGGGAAGGGGATGAGGGCGAAGTCGTCCCTCACGCTCCGCCAGGCCTCGCCCACCTCCCGGATGTCCGCCTCGGCGATCACCCCGAGCTTCACCGAGTCCGCCAGGTAGGGGACGCGCAGCGGATCGACGCCCATGATCCGGGCGCAGGTCGCGTCGACCGCGCGCAGGTCCGAGCCGACGACCAGCAGGCCGGCGGGCTTGGGATCACCGGCCAGGGGGCCGTCTCCCTCCATCCCCACGATCCCGTCGACGATGGCGAGGTCGGGGCCGATGGTGGTCGCGATGTCCACGGTCGCGTCGTGGAGCCCGACGTGGTGGAGGATGTTCTTCGGCCAGCCGTAGATGCAGCCCGGCATCATGCCGAAGAGGTTCTTCATCGAGAGGGTGACCCCGGCCCAGTGGTGGCACTTCATCTTGGCCACCGAGACGATGTAGTCGACCTCGCTGACCACCGCGGGGAGGACCAGGGAGGAGAGGCGGGTCAGGCCCCCGGCGTTGGGCATCCGGGGGCCGGGCTCGTAGTTGAGGTCCCGGAAGGGGATCCGATCCTCGCGCAGGACCTCGCCGACCCCGGTGGCCTCGAGGATCTCGTGGGTGTCCCGGCGGTTGGCCGGCCCCTCCGCCACCAGCACGCTGGCGGCGCCGAGCTTGAGGAAGACCTCGGCGGCGGCGCGGATCACCTCGGGGTGGGTGTTCACGTGGAGCTGCCCCTGGTTGGTGTCCACCAGGTTGGGCTTGAGCAGGACCCGGCGTCCGCCGATCTGCTCGCGGCCCACGCCGGCCTCGGCGAGGCCCCGGCGCAGGAGGTCGGCCAGGTCCACCGAGTAGTCCTTCGCCTTGCCGACGAAGACCCTCGAGCGGCTCGCGCCGAGCGAGCGCTTCAGCAGGCTGCCGCCCACCGCGGCGCCCACGCCCGCGGCGAGGGTCGCGCCCAGCAGCTTGCGGCGGCTCAAGGTGCCCGGCCCCTGGCTCATGGCAGGACCTCCGGGCCCTCGAGGGACAGGATCAGCTGGGCCAGGTGGGCGCCGTCCACGGGTCCCAGCGCGCGCTGACGGGAGAGCGCGGCCTCGAGCTCCGCCGGATCGGCCGCCGCCTCCCCCCAGGCCGCCAGCCCGAGCCACCGCCAGGCCAGCGAGAGCGGCGTGCTCGCCCCGGCGGTCCGCAGCCAGGTCAGGGCCGCCTCGATCCGCTCGTCGCGCGGCGTCCCCTGCAGGGAGAGCAGGACCAGGCCGGTGGAGGCGACGACCGAGCGGAAGCGCTTCCCGAGCACCTCCACGTTGCCGTGGTTCCAGCCCTCGCCGGGGAGCTGACGATCGAAGAGGAGCGCGCGGGCCGCCGCCGCCCGGGGGTGCTCGCCGCGGCCGCAGCGCGCCAGCGCCAGGAGGGCGAGGGCGGTGGGCTCCACCCAGGCGGCGCTCCCCTCGATCCAGGGCCAGCCCACCAGATCCGTGTCGTGGGAGACCGGGGTCTTCGCGGTGCGAGGGTGGTGGACGCCCTCGTGGCCGGTCAGGAAGTCGAGCGCCCGCTCCCGGCGCTCGCGCTGGGGCTCCCCGCCCCGGGCGAAGGCCAGGGCGGCGAGCGCGGTGGTCCAGCAGGCCTCGGACGCGTCGGGCCGGGCGGGCACCCGGCCGTCCTCCAGCTGGGCGGCGGCCAGCAGGCCGTGGGCCTTGCCCAGGAGGGCGGCCTCGCTCTCCTCGGCCACCAGCGCGGCCCACGCCGTG of Deltaproteobacteria bacterium contains these proteins:
- a CDS encoding DUF362 domain-containing protein; this translates as MSQGPGTLSRRKLLGATLAAGVGAAVGGSLLKRSLGASRSRVFVGKAKDYSVDLADLLRRGLAEAGVGREQIGGRRVLLKPNLVDTNQGQLHVNTHPEVIRAAAEVFLKLGAASVLVAEGPANRRDTHEILEATGVGEVLREDRIPFRDLNYEPGPRMPNAGGLTRLSSLVLPAVVSEVDYIVSVAKMKCHHWAGVTLSMKNLFGMMPGCIYGWPKNILHHVGLHDATVDIATTIGPDLAIVDGIVGMEGDGPLAGDPKPAGLLVVGSDLRAVDATCARIMGVDPLRVPYLADSVKLGVIAEADIREVGEAWRSVRDDFALIPFPEHQALRLVRLGSDPDN